The Strigops habroptila isolate Jane chromosome 13 unlocalized genomic scaffold, bStrHab1.2.pri S16, whole genome shotgun sequence genome window below encodes:
- the TEX14 gene encoding inactive serine/threonine-protein kinase TEX14 isoform X9, with translation MSRDIFNYIRLLRATSSLALNVPLMFSHFWYLRWNMAISVSVNETFAVIWGGGHDTSTYLLIFCFLLGVFVDAVNSMGQTSLFIAALLGLGKIVDILLDYGSDANHRCYDGSTPVHAAAFSGNQWILSRLLDEGGDLRVHDKNGKKPQCWAMSADKETSAQILKFIQRCTSHMQAAIQNFPSDLLRKVGSSKALVYSPSRFGSLVQGNVDSPLGRFLKGGANAAKNIYSFGFGKFYLAGSGHLEYLASLLIIGEKDLVQADDEPAFSYHVGPYMIMTNLMWGGSRVTVKELGLEPHQNCSKLRFADLLVAEQEHGSKLRHPHLLQLMAVCLSSDLEKTRLVYERVNLGSLYSILHERRTEFPVLHMEIILHVLLQIINALRFLHSRGFIHRSVTSYAIQIVSSGEAKLCNLEYMIESKDGGEHSDLTRIPVPVQLYKWCSPEVILEKVVTVKSDIYSFCAVVQEALTETPPWKGCEDSVIKQLIISGQQLEADVRLPVPYYDIVKSGLEPKQKNRSMNLQDIQYILKNDLKDLLKSQTGHADEMPKAQRPVGFADVNICLVSAFSSQKKTQEFQGKEITKADISTSPIYSVFPEEKSALVPQEASANLHTVAQDENQDVASELEMTPSLSDVDDSLCSFEINEIFASFPEPDKEFLEERTGLGQTLKDEKRQQKEEDKATFKDLSASPGVHCEEKSVYEEDSFSESDTEYSTEAQESMNEASDLAQVRDAGRLVSNLSRTEQHISKCVLSVKISQSMVQQIADSLCRLEEKLDKSEATKNQNKLLQEVRMNQLSEQNFQGHWNRSDDTSQNTDNSFSGANTFSWKAIGPPSRNYVPPGVTCQAQGPLGGGGFQAVSKTAMEVFQNEKWKCFHEMNKSKNENNHYDLTFTVVKNQDDQVSLDHENLFPCLSVRSKTKFNLQCQRGGDSHSGASGSEEERWCYPKSRSEIYSTKISEERRMMQSEWRTEVKQMARRAASGRLELCSPYPANECTSESEAESINEAFQHVTVRVQKSQDQQRYRWQSVNDVEPQDLGNENRSESEESDLESAFRSSGGRVEKWKIISSLFVSLHLPGDFSFCDFTLIVNFVFQSLAPKTGRSSQSPSQDENAESGIAILKNSVLPQQVENVSRGHSRELPSSFNSCSDVSEEFFTPDYFLPSTAQTSDAEGKLEDACGRFLQKQLPEDAGSGIQVSVLKQHKK, from the exons atgagcagggatatcttcaaTTATATCAGATTGCTcagagccacatccagcctggccttgaatgtaCCATtaatgttttcacatttctggTATCTGAGATGGAATATGGCCATTAGTGTCAGTGTTAATGAAACATTTGCtgttatttggggggggggacacgacaCAAGCACTTACCTCCtaatcttttgtttccttttaggTGTTTTTGTTGATGCTGTAAATTCAATGGGCCAAACTTCTCTCTTCATTGCTGCATTGCTAGGTCTTGGTAAAATAGTAGATATACTGCTGGATTATGGCTCTGATGCTAATCA TCGCTGTTACGACGGAAGCACCCCAGTCCATGCAGCTGCATTCTCAGGAAATCAGTGGATTCTTAGCAGATTATTGGATGAAGGAGGTGATCTGAGAGTGCATGAtaagaatgggaaaaaacctCAGTGCTGGGCTATGTCAGCTGATAAAGAAACCAGTGCTCAG ATACTGAAATTTATACAGCGTTGCACATCACACATGCAGGCTGCCATTCAAAACTTTCCCTCTGACCTACTCAGAAAGGTTGGCTCCTCAAAAGCCCTGGTCTACAGTCCATCTCGGTTTGGTAGCCTTGTTCAAGG AAATGTTGACAGTCCTCTGGGCAGATTTCTAAAAGGTGGAGCTAATGCAGCCAAGAACATTTACAGCTTTGGATTTGGGAAG TTTTATCTTGCAGGTAGCGGGCATCTTGAGTACTTGGCATCTCTCCTTATTATTGGGGAAAAAGACCTGGTTCAGGCAGATGATGAACCAGCATTTTCTTACCATGTTGGTCCATACATGATCATGACAAA CTTAAtgtggggaggcagcagagTTACAGTGAAGGAACTTGGCTTAGAGCCCCATCAGAACTGCAGTAAACTGCGCTTCGCCGATCTTCTTGTTGCAGAACAGGAACACGGCAG TAAACTCAGACATCCTCATTTGCTACAGTTGATGGCTGTTTGTCTGTCTAGTGACTTGGAGAAAACCCGTTTGGTATATGAAAGGGTTAACCTTGGTTCTCTGTACAGTATCCTTCATGAAAGG CGTACAGAATTCCCAGTACTGCACATGGAGATAATTTTGCATGTGCTGCTTCAAATTATCAACGCTTTGCGTTTTCTACACTCTCGTGGGTTTATCCACCGTTCAGTTACCTCGTACGCTATTCAGATTGTTTCTTCTGGTGAGGCAAAGCTGTGCAACTTGGAATACATGATAGAGAG CAAAGATGGTGGAGAACACAGTGATCTGACACGTATTCCTGTCCCAGTGCAGCTGTATAAGTGGTGCTCTCCTGAAGTAATCCTTGAAAAAGTTGTCACAGTCAAATCGGATATATATAGCTTCTGTGCAGTAGTGCAGGAGGCCTTGACAG AGACCCCCCCCTGGAAGGGTTGTGAAGACTCAGTTATTAAACAGCTCATAATTTCGGGACAGCAGTTAGAAGCAGATGTCAGACTTCCTGTGCCGTATTATGATATCGTAAAGTCAGGGCTGGAACCTAAACAGAAGAACCGCTCCATGAATCTTCAGGATATTCAATATATACTGAAAAATGACTTAAAG GACTTACTGAAGTCTCAAACTGGTCATGCTGATGAAATGCCAAAAGCACAGAGACCTGTTGGTTTTGCAGATGTGAACATCTGCTTGGTGTCAGCTTTTAGCagccagaagaaaacacaggaatttCAGGGAAAAGAGATAACCAAGGCTG acaTCTCTACTTCCCCAATATACTCTGTTTTTCCTGAGGAGAAAAGTGCTTTAGTGCCCCAAGAGGCATCAGCCAATCTACATACAGTTGCACAGGATGAAAATCAGGATGTGGCTTCTGAACTTGAGATGACCCCAAGTCTCAGTGATGTGGATGACAGCCTCTGTAGCTTTGAAATCAATGAAATCTTTGCCAGTTTCCCAGAACCTGACAAAGAATTCCTGGAAGAACGAACTGGATTAGGTCAAACTCTAAAGGAtgaaaaaagacagcaaaaggaagaagataaGGCTACCTTCAAAGACCTGTCTGCATCCCCTGGAGTGCATTGTGAGGAAAAGTCAGTTTATGAGGAAGACAGCTTTTCAGAATCAGATACAGAGTACTCTACAGAAGCCCAGGAAAGCATGAATGAGGCCTCTGACCTGGCACAGGTGAGAGATGCTGGGAGACTAGTGAGTAACCTGTCCAGAACTGAGCAGCACATCAGCAAATGTGTCCTTAGTGTAAAGATATCTCAGAGCATGGTGCAGCAAATAGCAGATTCCCTGTGCAGACTAGAGGAGAAACTGGACAAATCAGAGGCcactaaaaaccaaaacaagctgCTCCAGGAAGTCAGAATGAATCAGCTTTCTGAGCAAAATTTTCAAGGACACTGGAACAGATCTGATGATACTTCCCAAAATACTGATAACTCTTTTTCTGGAGCTAATACTTTTTCATGGAAGGCTATAGGTCCACCATCAAGAAACTATGTTCCACCGGGGGTAACATGTCAGGCCCAAGGACCATTGGGTGGAGGTGGTTTCCAAGCTGTTTCAAAGACAGCAATGGAGgtatttcaaaatgagaagTGGAAGTGCTTTCATGAGATGAACaagagtaaaaatgaaaacaaccaTTATGATCTCACCTTCACTGTGGTGAAAAACCAGGATGATCAAGTGAGCCTGGACCACGAG AATTTATTCCCATGTCTGTCTgtaagaagcaaaacaaagttcAATTTGCAGTGTCAGAGAGGAGGTGATTCACATTCTGGAGCAAGCGGAAGTGAAGAAGAGAGGTG GTGCTATCCAAAATCAAGATCTGAAATTTACAGTACAAAAATAAGTGAGGAGAGAAGGATGATGCAATCAGAATGGAGGA CTGAAGTAAAGCAAATGGCCAGAAGAGCAGCCTCAGGAAGGCTAGAACTTTGCTCTCCATATCCAGCCAATGAATGTACATCTGAAAGTGAAGCAGAGAGTATAAATGAGGCCTTTCAACATGTCACTGTTAGAGTCCAAAAAAGTCAAGACCAACAAAGATACAGATGGCAGTCAGTTAATGATGTTGAGCCTCAGGATTTGGGCAATGAGAATAGATCTGAATCGGAGGAGAGTGATCTGGAGTCTGCATTCAGAAGTTCTGGAGGTAGGgttgaaaaatggaaaataatttcttctctgtttgtCTCTCTCCATCTCCCAGGAGATTTCAGCTTCTGTGATTTTACACTAATTGTCAATTTTGTCTTCCAGAGTCTTGCCCCAAAAACAG GGAGAAGTTCCCAGTCGCCATCACAAGATGAAAACGCAGAGTCTGGAATAGCCATTCTTAAGAATTCAGTCCTTCCTCAACAAGTTGAGAATGTCTCTAGA GGGCATTCAAGGGAATTACCTAGTTCCTTTAATTCATGTTCTGATGTGTCTGAAGAATTCTTCACTCCTgattatttccttccttctacTGCTCAG ACCTCAGATGCTGAGGGCAAATTAGAAGATGCTTGTGGCAGATTTTTGCAGAAACAGTTACCTGAAGATGCAGGATCAGGAATTCAGGTTTCAG TGTTGAAGCAGCACAAGAAATAA